The Salminus brasiliensis chromosome 3, fSalBra1.hap2, whole genome shotgun sequence genome contains a region encoding:
- the LOC140551820 gene encoding uncharacterized protein, protein MPSSTSLYMCSSCRQLFASLEDVLAHHLTCHLTAQSSPTATYAQTAAGLSPSQPKSPISSQAQPGLNCSLPSNQEANSTILTGSSLSLLRSSKNRTQKATPVPLIRYQCGECSTLFPSLDQWQQHSKLGLCCVTGSEKKEGGEDAMQPEASGSKNKEERNCENDAIEDGTRPKAAKEEGHTLNAGLQDSSQTVLHIESVQSSKRLENLGHQPDEVCLAPGLDSGTLGSSPVDTFLCTQCGSGFHSEEALAAHRSSYHGLERMLHRCFICSQEFMSTTQYLYHRRQHREKGEELPITAAQSINHASKSFNKITGDSQSQAPAIVLKEREVSIPESPEPSSHPLSSNSTTVPVSPVTETHSRAPCPTCGQVFKRRCHMRVHMLRHSGQKPHRCEVCHKTFAYKTNLGRHRQLHMSRRAHVCQQCGQSFTQAGALKKHQLLHACKEPVSYGGGEEELEGIKENTDDGEEKETSRVMFACSDCPNKYRTHRQLLVHRFVHSGQYPFLCSICGETFPRKKSLELHALFHQGKRPVPCPSCSDQFLDQTSLDAHLPLCKQREPPGHKTDSPVSGVPKKVTGYRARRTGKLICELCGHRCVTQEGLDLHRLSHSGQTPLRCPLLPCKRRFTSSSTLQEHLQSHGSLTPETHSIGAGPKPRPHHCQQCGKSFTTASSLNVHLRIHTGERPFQCGQCGKRFRQIPHLRDHERLHTGTRPFVCSICDRAFLLAARLAEHARTHSGEKPYQCPVCHRAFRSLSNLGKHRKTHGLALGSEPTIASVELATAEEQAGLGTGSSDLSAVHTILLVQAQETMLQDTGPNLSQNTAPSPAPLVLLQPLVGEEQQQEVLAPVLHHAIEVVVAENHE, encoded by the exons actgCTGCAGGTTTGAGCCCATCCCAGCCTAAATCACCCATCTCCTCCCAAGCACAGCCCGGCCTTAATTGCTCCCTACCCTCAAACCAGGAAGCAAATAGCACCATCCTGACAGGCTCATCACTGAGTTTACTCAGAAGCTCAAAGAATCGAACCCAAAAAGCCACCCCTGTTCCCCTTATTCGTTACCAGTGTGGCGAATGTAGTACTTTGTTTCCTTCTCTTGATCAGTGGCAGCAGCACAGCAAACTGGGGTTATGTTGTGTCACTGGATCAGAGAAGAAGGAAGGAGGTGAAGATGCGATGCAGCCTGAAGCAAGTGGGAGTAAGAATAAAGAAGAAAGGAATTGTGAAAACGATGCTATAGAGGACGGTACAAGACCCAAGGCTGCAAAGGAAGAAGGACACACACTAAATGCTGGTTTACAGGACAGTTCTCAAACCGTTCTGCATATTGAATCAGTGCAGAGCAGCAAACGTCTTGAGAATCTTGGACACCAGccagatgaagtttgtttagcTCCAGGCTTAGACAGTGGTACCTTAGGCTCATCTCCAGTGGACACATTCCTCTGCACGCAGTGTGGCTCAGGATTTCATTCAGAAGAAGCACTTGCAGCCCACCGCAGCTCCTATCATGGTCTTGAGCGCATGCTCCATCGTTGCTTTATCTGTAGCCAGGAGTTTATGAGCACTACACAGTACTTATACCATCGACGGCAGCACAGGGAGAAAGGAGAGGAATTACCCATCACAGCGGCCCAGAGCATTAACCATGCATCTAAATCCTTTAATAAGATCACAG gtgATAGTCAGTCACAAGCTCCTGCCATCGTCCTTAAGGAGCGAGAAGTCTCCATTCCTGAGTCACCCGAACCATCCTCACACCCTTTGTCTTCTAACTCAACCACAGTCCCTGTATCACCTGTCACAGAAACCCACTCTAGAGCTCCGTGCCCAACCTGTGGCCAAGTCTTCAAGCGCCGCTGCCACATGCGCGTCCACATGCTCCGCCACAGTGGTCAGAAGCCGCACCGCTGTGAGGTATGCCACAAGACCTTTGCCTACAAGACTAACTTGGGGCGCCATCGTCAATTGCACATGTCCCGGCGAGCCCATGTGTGCCAGCAGTGTGGCCAAAGCTTTACCCAAGCGGGTGCACTCAAGAAGCATCAGCTGCTTCATGCCTGCAAAGAGCCTGTGTCATATGGAGGTGGTGAAGAAGAGTTGGAAGGGATCAAAGAAAATACAGACGATGGTGAAGAAAAAGAGACCTCGAGAGTAATGTTTGCGTGTTCGGACTGCCCAAATAAGTATCGTACTCACAGGCAACTTCTGGTTCATAG GTTTGTTCACTCTGGGCAATATCCATTTTTGTGCTCCATCTGTGGGGAGACTTTTCCACGCAAAAAGAGTCTGGAgctccatgcactctttcaccAAG GAAAGCGACCAGTTCCTTGCCCTTCCTGCTCAGACCAGTTCCTGGACCAAACTTCTCTGGATGCCCACCTGCCACTTTGCAAGCAGAGAGAGCCTCCAGGTCATAAAACAGACTCGCCAGTCTCGGGGGTGCCCAAGAAAGTCACTGGCTACAGAGCCAGGCGAACAGGGAAGCTGATTTGTGAGCTATGTGGTCATCGCTGTGTTACGCAGGAAGGACTAGACCTTCATAGACTCTCCCACTCTGGACAGACTCCCCTACGTTGCCCACTGCTGCCGTGCAAACGCCGCTTCACGTCTAGTTCTACCCTGCAAGAGCACCTGCAAAGCCACGGCTCACTTACCCCTGAAACTCACAGCATCGGAGCTGGCCCAAAGCCTCGCCCCCATCACTGCCAGCAGTGCGGGAAAAGTTTTACAACTGCATCTTCGCTTAATGTGCATCTTAGGATTCATACTGGAGAGCGTCCCTTTCAG TGTGGTCAGTGTGGAAAACGTTTCCGGCAGATCCCACACCTGCGGGACCACGAGCGTCTCCACACAGGCACACGTCCATTTGTGTGCAGCATCTGTGACCGGGCCTTTTTGCTGGCCGCACGTTTGGCAGAACACGCCCGTACCCACAGCGGAGAAAAACCCTACCAGTGCCCAGTGTGTCATCGTGCCTTTCGTTCTCTCTCCAACCTGGGCAAGCACCGCAAGACACATGGCTTAGCCTTAGGCAGTGAGCCCACCATTGCTTCAGTGGAGTTGGCAACTGCAGAAGAGCAGGCTGGGCTGGGGACAGGGTCCTCAGATCTGTCTGCTGTACACACTATTTTGTTGGTTCAAGCACAAGAGACCATGCTTCAAGACACTGGTCCTAATCTTTCACAAAATACCGCACCTTCTCCTGCACCTCTGGTCTTGCTACAGCCTCTGGTTGGGGAGGAGCAGCAGCAAGAGGTCTTGGCACCTGTTCTGCATCATGCCATAGAGGTAGTGGTTGCTGAGAACCATGAATAG